Proteins encoded within one genomic window of Alphaproteobacteria bacterium HT1-32:
- a CDS encoding co-chaperone GroES: MKFRPLHDRVVVRRVTTDEKTAGGIIIPDTAKEKPMEGEIVAVGTGARNEKGEVVALDVKAGDRVLFGKWSGTEVKIDGEELLIMKESDIMGIIETSKKSKKAA; encoded by the coding sequence ATGAAGTTCAGACCGCTTCACGACCGGGTCGTCGTTCGTCGGGTCACGACAGACGAGAAAACCGCTGGTGGCATTATCATCCCCGATACCGCCAAGGAAAAGCCGATGGAAGGCGAGATTGTCGCCGTCGGTACGGGTGCCCGTAATGAGAAGGGTGAAGTCGTGGCGCTTGATGTCAAGGCCGGCGACCGGGTTCTGTTCGGCAAATGGTCGGGCACAGAAGTCAAGATCGACGGCGAAGAGCTGCTGATCATGAAGGAAAGTGACATCATGGGCATCATCGAGACGTCCAAGAAGTCGAAAAAAGCTGCTTAA
- a CDS encoding Usg family protein, whose protein sequence is MQTKSLELQMQGYRLTTAEIIYHLPDYPRLLQSYIWQELDLAPQYPILKKFLDFWEDNLDGRLHSVKLASREIVRPSEFRLANVELTMH, encoded by the coding sequence ATGCAGACAAAATCTCTCGAACTTCAGATGCAGGGCTACCGGCTGACAACCGCAGAAATCATTTATCACCTGCCGGACTATCCGAGACTGCTGCAATCCTACATCTGGCAGGAACTGGACCTGGCCCCACAATATCCGATCCTGAAGAAGTTTCTCGATTTCTGGGAAGACAATCTGGATGGCAGGCTGCATTCGGTGAAGCTGGCCAGCCGTGAGATTGTCCGCCCTTCGGAATTCCGCCTCGCAAATGTTGAACTGACGATGCACTGA
- a CDS encoding TRAP transporter large permease subunit — MTAMLFIGFIAMILLRVPVAMAIGAAVMMAFATSDFSDSFYIIPQQILDGVNKPSLAAVPFFIMAGNLMNVVGMTDRIFTFANALVGHFKAGLAQVNVLASMIFAGVSGAAVADCAGLGAIEIKAMRERGYKPEFAAAVTVCSAVVGPIIPPSIGLVIYAFLAQQSVERMFLAGVVPGVIIGASLMIFNRILAIRHDFPTQPKASRREVLRSGWDGILALIAPGIILGSILTGQVTATEAGVLACIYSLFLGYAYKTLTLQRLMKALTETMTMTTVIMIIIGFSIAMGWLLAIEQVPQQLGEAIFSVTESRTVFLALVLVFVLLIGCVVEGVPVKLMLVPMLLPIVDTFGIDRVHFGIIFQLALLIGIATPPMGIGLYVMVEVGKVPFEKVAMAVLPFLIPLMLVLILITYVPQLTLWLPDLVLGPDQPIR; from the coding sequence ATGACCGCAATGCTTTTTATCGGCTTCATCGCCATGATCCTGCTGCGCGTTCCCGTGGCCATGGCAATCGGCGCTGCTGTCATGATGGCCTTTGCCACCAGCGACTTCAGCGATTCATTCTATATCATTCCGCAGCAAATTCTTGATGGCGTGAACAAGCCGTCACTGGCTGCCGTCCCCTTCTTCATCATGGCGGGGAATCTGATGAACGTGGTCGGCATGACCGATCGCATCTTCACCTTCGCAAATGCTCTTGTCGGCCATTTCAAGGCCGGTCTCGCACAGGTCAACGTGCTTGCCTCGATGATCTTTGCCGGTGTTTCCGGTGCCGCTGTCGCTGATTGTGCCGGTCTTGGTGCCATCGAGATCAAGGCCATGCGCGAACGTGGCTACAAGCCGGAATTCGCCGCCGCTGTTACTGTCTGTTCTGCCGTTGTCGGACCGATCATCCCGCCCTCGATCGGGCTGGTGATCTATGCTTTCCTGGCACAGCAGTCGGTTGAACGGATGTTTCTGGCTGGCGTTGTTCCCGGTGTCATCATCGGTGCCTCACTGATGATCTTCAATCGCATCCTCGCCATCCGGCATGATTTCCCGACCCAGCCGAAAGCCAGCAGACGCGAAGTACTTCGTAGTGGCTGGGACGGTATTCTGGCGCTGATCGCACCGGGGATCATTCTGGGCTCTATCCTGACCGGTCAGGTCACAGCAACGGAAGCCGGTGTTCTGGCCTGCATCTACTCGCTGTTCCTGGGGTATGCCTACAAGACACTCACATTGCAGCGCCTGATGAAGGCACTGACAGAAACCATGACAATGACCACGGTCATCATGATCATCATCGGTTTCTCGATTGCGATGGGCTGGTTGCTGGCCATTGAACAGGTTCCGCAGCAACTGGGCGAAGCGATCTTCTCTGTCACAGAATCACGGACTGTCTTTCTGGCGCTTGTCCTTGTGTTCGTGCTGCTGATCGGCTGTGTGGTTGAAGGCGTGCCGGTCAAGCTGATGCTGGTGCCGATGCTGCTGCCGATTGTCGATACCTTCGGCATCGACCGGGTGCATTTCGGAATTATCTTCCAGCTTGCCCTGCTGATCGGCATTGCGACACCGCCAATGGGGATCGGACTTTACGTCATGGTTGAGGTCGGCAAGGTACCTTTCGAGAAGGTGGCCATGGCTGTCCTGCCCTTCCTAATCCCGCTGATGCTGGTACTCATCCTGATCACCTATGTACCGCAACTGACCCTCTGGCTGCCCGATCTTGTTCTCGGACCGGATCAGCCGATCCGATAA
- a CDS encoding TRAP transporter small permease subunit, translated as MNDRTKGGALAGFIAVADRIMDGICSLFLFLANASLALMLVGTAATIVLRPLNVSFYWIWPWTMQFFVWMSFFGFYVIYRKNKDIAVDFLVRKYGDGAMTATRYFVALTTLTVTGLILAETRIILEGQIGDIEGVITPWGTELERYTLSIPLFLSTFLVFVNALLEILKATQGVPEPLPTHLTDPDS; from the coding sequence ATGAATGACAGGACCAAAGGTGGCGCATTGGCGGGATTTATCGCTGTCGCTGACCGCATCATGGACGGCATCTGTTCGCTGTTCCTGTTTCTCGCTAATGCCAGCCTGGCCCTGATGCTCGTCGGGACGGCCGCAACCATTGTGTTGCGGCCTCTCAACGTCAGCTTCTACTGGATCTGGCCCTGGACGATGCAGTTTTTCGTCTGGATGTCGTTTTTCGGCTTCTATGTCATTTACCGGAAAAACAAGGATATCGCGGTCGATTTTCTTGTCCGGAAATATGGTGACGGTGCAATGACGGCTACCCGTTATTTCGTCGCACTGACAACCCTGACTGTTACCGGCCTTATCCTTGCGGAAACCCGGATCATTCTGGAAGGCCAGATCGGCGATATCGAAGGGGTTATCACCCCCTGGGGCACCGAACTGGAACGCTATACACTTTCCATTCCGCTGTTCCTGTCGACCTTCCTGGTCTTCGTCAACGCGCTGCTTGAAATTCTCAAGGCAACACAGGGCGTGCCGGAACCTCTGCCGACCCACCTTACAGATCCGGACAGCTAA
- a CDS encoding C4-dicarboxylate ABC transporter substrate-binding protein, translating to MTFYTGKRAFVAGLAATGLVLASATAYAADNWRFAHKMPQDSPEGVVFDKFAELVNKYSDGDLNIKMFPNEQLGKTSAVIEQLKQGTVHIYAEGTTYMQKYEPNVRWISAPFAFDNREHWARFMNSDLVKGWFKSAEEKSGIMVIGDPTAIVRGPYRVMVATKDVRKFDDMKGLKLRMAPNKTAIETWTRIGADVKTLAWTDVYQAIDKGIVSAVNSPIALVEAMRFYEVAPHVIRHDEYYQSIGFMINSKAYNALSDKQRAAVDRAYVETGKFSEEIMGKAAEESTVRMKSKGVTFVDIDTAPFVELLQAMYKEKTASGDLPKEFLEVVAATR from the coding sequence ATGACATTTTACACAGGAAAACGCGCATTTGTCGCCGGCCTGGCCGCAACCGGTCTGGTTCTGGCGTCTGCTACGGCCTACGCAGCAGATAACTGGCGCTTTGCCCATAAAATGCCGCAGGACAGTCCGGAAGGCGTTGTTTTCGACAAGTTTGCCGAACTGGTGAACAAGTACTCGGACGGGGATCTGAATATCAAAATGTTCCCGAACGAGCAGCTGGGCAAAACCAGCGCCGTGATCGAGCAGCTGAAACAGGGCACCGTGCATATTTATGCTGAAGGCACGACCTACATGCAGAAGTACGAACCGAATGTGCGCTGGATTTCAGCTCCGTTTGCCTTCGACAATCGTGAGCACTGGGCACGCTTCATGAACTCTGACCTGGTCAAGGGCTGGTTCAAGAGCGCAGAAGAAAAATCCGGTATCATGGTGATCGGTGACCCAACCGCCATCGTTCGCGGGCCTTACCGCGTCATGGTTGCCACCAAGGATGTCCGCAAATTTGACGATATGAAGGGCCTGAAACTTCGTATGGCACCGAACAAGACTGCCATCGAAACCTGGACCCGGATTGGCGCAGACGTAAAAACCCTCGCCTGGACCGATGTCTATCAGGCAATTGACAAGGGTATTGTCAGTGCCGTGAACAGCCCGATTGCCCTCGTCGAAGCCATGCGTTTCTATGAAGTCGCACCACATGTCATTCGCCATGACGAGTACTATCAGTCGATCGGTTTCATGATCAACTCGAAGGCCTACAACGCACTGTCCGACAAGCAGCGTGCCGCTGTTGACCGGGCCTATGTTGAAACCGGCAAATTCTCGGAAGAAATAATGGGCAAGGCGGCGGAAGAATCCACCGTTCGCATGAAATCCAAAGGTGTCACCTTCGTTGATATCGACACCGCGCCTTTCGTTGAGTTGCTGCAGGCCATGTACAAAGAGAAAACGGCTTCCGGCGACCTGCCGAAGGAGTTTCTCGAAGTCGTCGCTGCGACCCGCTAA
- a CDS encoding DUF1194 domain-containing protein yields the protein MRQVVLGFLALMAVSEPGRADIVDLELVLAVDVSASIEDAEYDLQISGLADAFLDEAVIGGIEVTGDDGIAVTMFQWSSIHEQAVSIEWTLLKTAADAKAFSERLRTAPRLFKIGGTSIAGAVQFGQSLMALNQYQGRRRIIDVSGDGLSDFTMLLNRVRDRAVQSGIRINGLAILDSIPHLDVYFEENLIGGPYSFVEVANSFADYPAAIHRKLIREISPDPIAWEEPGENLAELP from the coding sequence ATGCGGCAGGTGGTGCTAGGGTTTCTGGCTCTGATGGCTGTCTCGGAACCGGGGCGTGCAGATATCGTCGATCTGGAACTGGTGCTGGCGGTCGATGTCTCCGCCAGTATCGAAGATGCCGAGTATGATCTTCAGATCTCCGGTCTGGCTGATGCCTTCCTGGACGAAGCGGTCATTGGCGGGATTGAAGTGACCGGAGATGATGGTATCGCCGTCACGATGTTTCAGTGGTCCAGCATTCATGAGCAGGCGGTGTCGATTGAATGGACCCTGCTGAAAACCGCTGCGGATGCGAAGGCTTTTTCCGAGAGGCTCCGCACAGCCCCGAGACTGTTCAAGATTGGCGGCACATCAATTGCCGGTGCAGTACAGTTCGGTCAGTCACTGATGGCCCTGAACCAGTATCAGGGGCGACGCCGGATCATTGATGTCTCGGGTGATGGCCTCTCGGACTTCACGATGCTGCTGAACCGGGTGCGTGACCGTGCTGTTCAGAGCGGCATCCGGATCAATGGTCTCGCGATCCTCGATTCAATCCCTCATCTGGATGTCTATTTCGAGGAAAACCTGATCGGCGGCCCTTATTCCTTTGTCGAGGTCGCCAACAGTTTTGCGGATTACCCCGCGGCCATTCATCGCAAGCTGATCCGCGAGATTTCACCGGATCCGATTGCCTGGGAGGAACCGGGGGAGAATCTCGCGGAGTTACCCTGA
- a CDS encoding 3-hydroxyacyl-CoA dehydrogenase, which produces MSDTSPLLKVGVIGAGAMGRGIAQVALTGGMQVRLFDANAEAVNEAAAFIIKMIDRLAEKGKLEAGEADAAKQRLIPAASLQDLGDSDIVIEAIVEKLEVKHSVFSELEEIVGDSTILASNTSSLSITRIAQALKKPERFAGLHFFNPVPLMRLVEVISGEHTSETIVERLFEIGRRMGREPVRVADAPGFLVNQVGRALVLESAHMATEGVADYVSIDRIMREAAGFRMGPFELMDLTALDVTYPASEQVWAQNYNLDIFRPARLLRSRMEAGKLGRKTGAGFYRYPDGKQDVPAEAPAPAFDGKTVWLAPMPDAVSDDVTGLIQALGAKLSEADKPGPDDLIILSPLGGDVSLTAATFGLDATRCVGVDGVFGLKSRRTVMRSPATRQDFASSALGLFAADGKAATLANDSAGFVAQRVIALMVNIGCSIAQQGIASPDDIDKAVKLGLGYPMGPLEWGDMVGPGIILEILENIQAAYGDTRYRPSPWLKRRALLGLSLSTPD; this is translated from the coding sequence ATGTCAGACACATCCCCCCTTCTTAAAGTCGGCGTCATCGGTGCCGGGGCCATGGGCCGTGGCATTGCCCAGGTCGCCCTGACCGGTGGCATGCAGGTTCGTCTGTTTGATGCCAATGCGGAGGCCGTTAACGAAGCCGCGGCCTTCATCATCAAGATGATCGACCGGCTGGCGGAAAAGGGAAAGCTGGAAGCAGGCGAAGCCGACGCGGCAAAGCAGCGTCTGATCCCGGCAGCCAGCCTGCAGGATCTTGGTGACAGCGATATTGTCATCGAGGCCATTGTCGAAAAGCTGGAGGTCAAACACAGCGTCTTTTCCGAACTGGAAGAGATCGTCGGTGATTCGACGATCCTCGCCTCCAACACCTCATCCCTCTCAATCACCCGGATCGCCCAGGCACTGAAAAAGCCGGAGCGGTTTGCCGGTCTGCACTTCTTTAACCCGGTCCCCCTGATGCGGCTGGTCGAGGTCATTTCCGGTGAGCATACCAGCGAGACCATCGTTGAGCGGCTTTTCGAGATTGGCAGGCGTATGGGGCGCGAACCGGTACGGGTTGCTGATGCGCCGGGCTTTCTGGTCAATCAGGTCGGGCGTGCGCTGGTACTGGAATCTGCACATATGGCCACGGAAGGGGTTGCTGATTATGTCAGCATCGACCGTATCATGCGTGAAGCCGCCGGGTTCCGCATGGGGCCGTTCGAACTGATGGACCTGACCGCACTGGATGTCACCTATCCGGCGTCCGAGCAGGTCTGGGCGCAGAACTATAATCTCGACATCTTCCGCCCTGCCCGCCTGCTGCGGTCCCGCATGGAAGCCGGCAAACTCGGCCGCAAGACCGGCGCCGGGTTCTATCGTTATCCAGACGGCAAACAGGATGTGCCGGCAGAAGCCCCGGCCCCGGCCTTTGATGGCAAGACCGTCTGGCTGGCACCGATGCCGGATGCGGTCTCGGACGACGTGACCGGTCTGATACAGGCGCTGGGGGCAAAGCTGTCAGAGGCGGACAAACCCGGCCCCGACGATCTGATCATCCTCTCTCCATTGGGAGGTGATGTCTCGCTGACTGCCGCGACCTTTGGTCTGGATGCCACCCGCTGTGTCGGCGTGGACGGCGTGTTCGGCCTGAAGTCCCGTCGCACGGTCATGCGCTCACCAGCGACCCGGCAGGACTTTGCGTCCAGCGCCCTTGGTCTGTTTGCCGCGGATGGCAAAGCCGCAACATTGGCAAATGACAGCGCCGGGTTTGTTGCCCAGCGTGTCATTGCCCTGATGGTCAATATCGGCTGCTCCATCGCGCAGCAGGGCATCGCCAGTCCCGATGATATCGACAAGGCCGTTAAACTTGGCCTTGGCTATCCGATGGGACCACTGGAATGGGGGGATATGGTAGGCCCCGGAATTATTCTCGAAATTCTGGAGAACATTCAGGCGGCTTATGGCGACACCCGTTATCGCCCGTCGCCCTGGCTGAAACGCCGTGCCCTGCTTGGCCTGTCCCTGTCGACGCCGGATTAA
- a CDS encoding enoyl-CoA hydratase — MALTLRETPAEGVALVRINRPEVRNALNIDVRRELAAHFREMEEDDGIRCVIIAGDDTAFAAGADLKEMSEKSTIDMYMMGSRKLWKAISDFPKPIIAAVNGFALGGGCELAMHADIIIAGEGAQFGQPEIRVGIMPGGGGTQRLLRAVGKYKAMKLLLTGELVTAADAEKMGLVSEVVPDAEVMERAVVMAGRIAKAPAVAVRQIKEVVTNGADASLESALWLERKAFETLFDTDDQKEGMAAFLEKRKPEFKGR, encoded by the coding sequence ATGGCTTTGACCCTGCGCGAAACACCGGCCGAAGGTGTCGCTCTGGTACGGATCAACCGGCCAGAAGTGCGCAATGCCCTAAATATAGACGTCCGCCGCGAACTTGCCGCGCATTTCCGGGAGATGGAGGAAGATGATGGCATTCGGTGTGTCATCATTGCCGGCGATGACACAGCCTTTGCAGCAGGCGCCGACCTGAAGGAGATGTCGGAAAAATCAACCATCGACATGTATATGATGGGCTCGCGCAAGCTCTGGAAAGCGATCAGTGATTTCCCCAAACCGATCATTGCTGCCGTGAACGGTTTCGCGCTCGGGGGTGGGTGCGAGCTTGCCATGCATGCGGACATCATCATTGCCGGAGAAGGCGCACAGTTCGGCCAGCCGGAAATCCGCGTCGGCATCATGCCCGGCGGTGGCGGCACCCAGCGACTGTTGCGCGCTGTCGGCAAATACAAGGCCATGAAACTGCTGCTGACCGGTGAACTGGTCACAGCCGCCGACGCCGAGAAAATGGGACTGGTCAGTGAAGTTGTCCCGGACGCAGAAGTCATGGAACGGGCCGTCGTCATGGCTGGTCGCATCGCAAAGGCACCCGCTGTTGCCGTTCGCCAGATCAAGGAAGTCGTGACCAACGGCGCCGACGCCTCACTGGAAAGTGCGCTGTGGCTGGAACGCAAGGCATTCGAAACTTTGTTCGATACTGATGATCAGAAGGAAGGCATGGCTGCCTTTCTCGAAAAACGTAAACCGGAATTCAAAGGGCGCTAA
- the hutC gene encoding histidine utilization repressor codes for MLDQHVPRYQQVKNFILERIDSGEWDIDQRVPSENELVQELGISRMTVNRALRELTEEGRLRRVQGLGTFVADPRPQVELVELRNIADEIRDRGNEHTARVVTLEQLKADADAARALRLAEGATVYRSVIVHHENGLPIQLENRLVNPAAAPDYLTIDFTRTTPNEYLTEVAPATDVEHLVEAIIPNAHACELLKMPTNEPGLLLNRRTWSGERVVSRAWLTHPASRFRLGARFTMQPPVKPEKTN; via the coding sequence ATGCTGGATCAGCACGTTCCCCGTTATCAGCAGGTGAAGAATTTCATTCTTGAACGGATCGATTCCGGTGAATGGGATATTGATCAGCGTGTACCTTCTGAAAACGAACTGGTGCAGGAACTGGGTATCAGCCGGATGACTGTAAACCGTGCTCTGCGTGAACTGACGGAAGAGGGCAGGTTGCGCCGGGTACAGGGACTGGGCACTTTTGTCGCCGACCCCCGGCCACAGGTCGAACTGGTCGAACTGCGCAATATTGCCGATGAAATTCGTGATCGCGGTAATGAACATACGGCCCGTGTCGTGACACTGGAACAACTTAAAGCAGATGCCGATGCGGCCCGTGCGCTGCGTCTTGCAGAGGGGGCAACGGTCTACCGTTCAGTTATCGTACATCATGAAAACGGGCTGCCCATTCAGCTTGAAAACCGTTTGGTGAATCCGGCGGCAGCGCCGGATTATCTGACAATCGATTTCACGAGAACCACGCCAAACGAATATCTGACAGAGGTCGCCCCGGCGACAGATGTTGAACATCTGGTTGAGGCGATCATTCCCAATGCCCATGCCTGTGAACTGTTGAAGATGCCGACGAATGAACCGGGGCTGCTGCTGAACCGGCGCACATGGTCGGGCGAACGGGTGGTCTCCCGTGCCTGGCTGACACATCCGGCCAGCCGTTTCCGGCTGGGGGCCCGGTTCACCATGCAGCCACCTGTGAAGCCTGAAAAAACGAACTGA
- a CDS encoding urocanate hydratase — protein sequence MTSRIDNSRKISSPTGTDLTCQSWLTEAPLRMLMNNLDANVAEKPEELVVYGGIGRAARNWECFDQIVASLRTLGDEETLLVQSGKPVGVFRTHKDAPRVLIANSNLVPHWANWEHFNELDRAGLMMYGQMTAGSWIYIGSQGIVQGTYETFVEIGRQHYDGDLTGRWILTGGLGGMGGAQPLAATMAGASMLAVECQPSRIDMRLRTGYLDKKADTLDEAMAMIEEAKASGKAVSVGLLGNAAEIFPEMVKRGIRPDAVTDQTSAHDPLNGYLPAGWSLSEWEEKRESDPAGVMKAAKESMAVQVQAMLDFWRAGIPTLDYGNNIREMAKEMGVADAFDFPGFVPAYIRPLFCRGVGPFRWAALSGDPEDIYKTDARVKELIPDDPHLHNWLDMARERIHFQGLPSRICWVGLGDRHRLGMAFNEMVASGELKAPVVIGRDHLDSGSVASPNRETESMKDGSDAVSDWPLLNALLNCASGATWVSLHHGGGVGMGYSQHSGMVVVCDGSEDASRRLERVLWNDPATGVMRHADAGYDIAIDCAKEKGLNLPMLKG from the coding sequence ATGACGAGTCGTATCGATAATTCCCGCAAGATCAGTTCCCCGACCGGAACAGACCTAACCTGCCAGAGCTGGCTGACCGAGGCGCCGCTTCGCATGCTGATGAACAACCTGGATGCGAATGTGGCGGAAAAGCCGGAGGAACTTGTCGTCTATGGCGGTATTGGCCGTGCGGCCCGTAACTGGGAATGTTTCGACCAGATCGTCGCCAGCCTGCGCACGCTGGGGGATGAGGAAACCCTGCTGGTTCAGTCCGGCAAGCCGGTTGGAGTGTTCCGTACCCACAAGGATGCCCCGCGGGTTCTGATTGCGAACTCGAATCTGGTGCCGCACTGGGCAAACTGGGAACATTTCAACGAACTCGACCGTGCCGGTCTGATGATGTACGGCCAGATGACCGCCGGTTCATGGATTTATATCGGCAGTCAGGGAATTGTTCAGGGGACTTACGAGACCTTCGTTGAGATCGGCCGCCAGCATTATGATGGTGACCTGACGGGCCGCTGGATTCTGACCGGCGGTCTTGGCGGGATGGGTGGAGCCCAGCCGCTGGCTGCGACAATGGCAGGGGCTTCGATGCTGGCTGTCGAGTGTCAGCCGAGCCGTATCGATATGCGGCTGCGGACCGGCTATCTGGACAAGAAAGCCGATACGCTGGATGAAGCGATGGCGATGATCGAAGAAGCAAAAGCCAGCGGGAAAGCTGTATCGGTTGGTCTGCTGGGAAATGCGGCCGAAATCTTCCCGGAAATGGTGAAACGCGGCATTCGCCCCGATGCGGTCACGGACCAGACCAGCGCCCATGACCCCCTGAACGGTTATCTCCCGGCGGGCTGGAGCCTGTCGGAGTGGGAAGAAAAACGGGAATCGGATCCGGCTGGCGTGATGAAAGCCGCAAAGGAAAGTATGGCGGTTCAGGTTCAGGCCATGCTGGATTTCTGGCGGGCAGGGATACCAACACTGGATTACGGCAACAATATCCGCGAGATGGCGAAGGAAATGGGCGTCGCGGACGCCTTTGATTTCCCGGGGTTTGTGCCAGCCTATATCCGCCCGCTGTTCTGTCGTGGGGTTGGTCCGTTCCGCTGGGCCGCCCTGTCCGGTGATCCGGAAGATATCTACAAGACGGATGCCAGGGTGAAGGAACTGATTCCGGATGACCCGCATCTGCACAACTGGCTCGATATGGCCCGTGAGCGCATTCACTTTCAGGGATTGCCGTCACGTATCTGCTGGGTTGGCCTTGGTGATCGTCATCGTCTCGGCATGGCCTTCAACGAGATGGTTGCCTCCGGCGAGTTGAAAGCCCCGGTGGTGATCGGGCGTGACCATCTCGATTCCGGATCGGTTGCCAGCCCGAATCGCGAAACGGAATCCATGAAGGACGGCTCGGACGCAGTATCTGACTGGCCGTTGCTGAATGCGCTGCTGAACTGCGCTTCCGGTGCGACCTGGGTGTCGCTGCATCATGGTGGTGGTGTGGGCATGGGATATTCCCAGCATTCCGGCATGGTTGTCGTCTGCGATGGTTCAGAAGACGCATCCCGTCGACTGGAGCGGGTGCTGTGGAACGACCCGGCGACGGGCGTCATGCGTCATGCCGATGCAGGCTACGACATCGCCATCGACTGTGCGAAAGAAAAGGGTCTCAACCTGCCAATGCTGAAAGGCTGA
- the hutH gene encoding histidine ammonia-lyase — protein sequence MTDSTVLLRPGDISLGELRRIAHGAATAIDPAARAAVERAQGAITAILERGETVYGINTGFGLLAKTRIKPERLQELQRNLILSHAAGTGALLPDPVVRLIIALKAASLARGHSGVRWSVIEALMALLEHDVLPCIPAKGSVGASGDLAPLAHMSALLIGVGEARVAGRILPATEALAHAGLEVMNLDPKEGLALLNGTQVSTALALFGLFSAEDDFAAAVVTGALSVDGIRGSDTPFDPRIQAVRGQPGQIDVAAAYRRLLAGSQIRDSHVDCDRVQDPYSIRCQPQVMGACLDHIRFSADVFLREANAVSDNPLVFPDEGDVLSGGNFHAEPVAMASDVLALAISEVGALAERRIALLIDPAFSELPAFLVKDSGVNSGFMIAQVTAAALASENKSRAHPASVDSLPTSANQEDHVSMATFAARRLTDMGDNTRGIIAIELLAAAQAIDFHSPLKTSPLLGELHAKLRQRVPHYEVDRYFAPDIAAAKDMVSGTDFHALVGSLLPSIAEG from the coding sequence ATGACTGACAGTACTGTTCTGCTCCGCCCCGGTGATATCAGCCTGGGCGAGTTGCGCCGGATTGCACATGGTGCCGCCACGGCCATCGACCCCGCCGCCCGAGCTGCCGTCGAGCGGGCGCAGGGGGCGATCACCGCGATTCTGGAGCGGGGTGAAACAGTCTATGGCATCAATACCGGCTTTGGGCTGCTGGCGAAGACCCGGATCAAGCCGGAACGGCTGCAGGAACTGCAACGTAATCTGATCCTGTCCCATGCGGCAGGAACCGGTGCTCTGTTGCCCGACCCGGTGGTGCGCCTGATTATCGCGCTGAAGGCGGCATCGCTGGCACGGGGACATTCCGGTGTCCGCTGGTCTGTGATCGAGGCGCTGATGGCGCTGCTTGAACATGATGTGCTGCCCTGCATTCCGGCAAAGGGGTCGGTTGGTGCTTCCGGTGATCTGGCACCACTGGCGCATATGTCTGCCCTGCTGATCGGGGTGGGTGAGGCACGGGTTGCCGGCCGGATTCTGCCCGCGACAGAGGCTCTTGCCCATGCGGGTCTGGAGGTCATGAATCTTGACCCGAAGGAAGGTCTGGCATTGCTGAACGGCACCCAGGTCTCGACCGCTCTGGCATTGTTTGGTCTGTTCAGTGCCGAAGATGATTTTGCGGCGGCCGTCGTAACCGGTGCGCTGTCCGTGGACGGTATCCGGGGGTCTGACACACCGTTTGATCCACGTATTCAGGCCGTTCGCGGCCAGCCCGGCCAGATCGATGTTGCCGCAGCCTATCGCCGGTTGCTGGCGGGCAGTCAGATCCGTGACAGCCATGTGGATTGCGACCGGGTGCAGGACCCATATTCGATCCGCTGTCAGCCGCAGGTCATGGGGGCCTGTCTTGACCATATCCGGTTTTCTGCTGATGTTTTCCTGCGTGAGGCGAACGCCGTCAGCGACAATCCGCTGGTCTTCCCGGACGAGGGTGACGTGCTCTCCGGTGGTAACTTCCATGCAGAACCGGTGGCGATGGCTTCTGATGTGCTGGCACTGGCAATCTCGGAAGTTGGGGCGCTGGCTGAACGCCGGATTGCCCTGCTGATCGATCCGGCCTTCTCAGAACTGCCAGCCTTTCTGGTGAAGGACAGCGGTGTGAATTCCGGCTTCATGATCGCACAGGTCACAGCCGCTGCGCTGGCCAGCGAGAACAAGTCCCGTGCGCATCCGGCCAGTGTCGATTCCCTGCCGACATCCGCCAATCAGGAAGATCACGTTTCCATGGCGACTTTTGCCGCGCGGCGTCTGACAGATATGGGTGACAATACCCGGGGAATTATCGCAATTGAACTGCTGGCGGCTGCACAGGCCATCGACTTCCACAGCCCGCTGAAGACCTCCCCGCTGCTGGGTGAGTTACATGCCAAGCTGCGCCAGCGGGTGCCGCATTATGAAGTGGATCGCTATTTCGCTCCGGATATCGCTGCCGCCAAGGACATGGTCTCAGGCACTGATTTCCACGCGCTCGTAGGTAGCCTGCTGCCGAGTATCGCGGAAGGCTGA